One genomic window of Evansella cellulosilytica DSM 2522 includes the following:
- a CDS encoding potassium channel family protein, with protein MGKLKRLVVAYEVIMFSLALISVIFIWSNHQTVLMLDWGVWFIFVVDVTVRFFSAESKKQFIKKNPFDFIAIIPFDSIFRLARIVRLIRVIRILLIGVHYIKPVVAVLKTNGLDKVLGFTAILIIITAIPIYLIEPEIGTYQDALWWSIVTATTVGYGDISPQTGAGRLIAVLLMVVGIGLIGMVTSSIATYFIKENPSSSNESTTQLIKSEMSRINELSTKEIDNLITLLHKFKEEKMK; from the coding sequence GTGGGGAAATTGAAACGGCTAGTGGTTGCATATGAGGTAATTATGTTTTCACTAGCATTAATATCAGTCATATTCATCTGGTCCAATCATCAGACAGTGTTAATGCTAGATTGGGGAGTCTGGTTTATATTTGTCGTGGACGTTACAGTGAGGTTTTTTTCAGCTGAAAGTAAGAAGCAGTTCATAAAGAAAAACCCATTTGACTTTATCGCTATTATTCCATTCGATTCTATTTTTCGTTTGGCTAGAATTGTTCGATTAATCAGGGTGATTAGAATTCTCTTAATTGGTGTTCATTATATTAAACCGGTCGTTGCTGTATTAAAAACAAATGGTTTAGATAAGGTACTTGGTTTTACTGCAATATTAATTATTATCACTGCTATTCCAATTTATTTAATAGAGCCAGAGATTGGAACATATCAAGATGCACTCTGGTGGTCTATTGTAACAGCGACTACTGTTGGATATGGAGACATATCTCCGCAAACTGGTGCCGGTCGATTGATTGCTGTCCTCCTTATGGTTGTTGGCATCGGCTTAATAGGAATGGTTACTAGCTCAATCGCTACTTATTTTATAAAGGAAAACCCGAGCTCAAGTAATGAATCTACCACGCAATTGATCAAATCCGAAATGAGCAGGATAAATGAACTTTCAACGAAAGAGATAGATAATTTAATTACCCTCCTCCATAAGTTTAAAGAAGAGAAGATGAAATGA
- a CDS encoding ROK family transcriptional regulator, whose translation MTFIPQTGSFEGMKSLNKTAILNIIRLKGPISRAEIAKMTKLTPPTVGSIVGELIDSKMVIEETGESKSHGGRKPIMLTINASSYYVIGIYGAREIIHTVIATLDGKISYSNEEKLSTPPTKDEYIDLLKNGVEKVLQQKRIKQNKVLGIGVGMHGLVDPQKGISIFSPHLHIENIPIKQELESAFDIPVLVDNDVRTLALAESWYGEGKDISNFVCLSVGLGIGSGIMLNGEIYTGQYHSAGEIGHTVVDINGPRCQCGNYGCLEAYASELAIISRVKKGLRLGRSTIINDWIKETDSQLTIEMVFDAAEKGDAFVLEVLEETGRFLGIAVANLINILTPSKVILEGRIFEAGGNTLLSPLKEIIKKSSLRSYSDDVSIVTSDLGKKGMVIGAFTLVLKELYTTGKVLTNGDGYVVDG comes from the coding sequence ATGACGTTCATACCACAGACTGGCAGCTTTGAAGGCATGAAATCCTTAAATAAAACAGCCATTTTAAATATCATACGCCTAAAAGGGCCTATTTCTAGAGCTGAGATTGCTAAAATGACAAAATTAACGCCCCCAACTGTTGGCAGTATTGTAGGAGAATTAATAGACAGTAAAATGGTTATTGAGGAAACTGGTGAAAGTAAATCACATGGCGGCAGAAAGCCTATTATGCTCACAATAAACGCTTCGAGTTATTATGTAATAGGTATATATGGAGCACGGGAGATTATTCATACCGTCATTGCGACGCTAGACGGTAAAATTTCATATAGCAATGAAGAAAAACTTAGTACACCTCCTACTAAAGACGAGTATATTGATTTGCTGAAAAATGGGGTCGAAAAGGTTTTACAACAGAAGCGGATCAAACAAAATAAAGTGTTAGGTATCGGTGTAGGGATGCACGGCTTGGTTGACCCACAAAAAGGAATTTCTATCTTTTCACCTCACTTACACATTGAAAATATACCAATCAAACAGGAACTTGAATCAGCATTCGATATACCAGTTTTAGTAGACAATGATGTTCGCACACTGGCCTTAGCGGAAAGCTGGTACGGTGAAGGGAAGGACATTTCCAACTTCGTTTGTTTAAGTGTTGGTTTAGGGATCGGTTCAGGCATTATGTTGAATGGGGAAATCTATACTGGACAATATCATTCAGCTGGAGAAATTGGGCACACCGTTGTTGATATAAATGGGCCGCGCTGTCAATGCGGTAACTACGGTTGCTTGGAGGCCTATGCCTCAGAGCTTGCTATTATTAGTAGAGTTAAAAAGGGTCTCCGACTAGGACGTAGTACTATCATTAATGATTGGATCAAAGAAACTGACAGCCAGCTCACGATTGAAATGGTATTTGACGCAGCAGAAAAAGGAGATGCTTTCGTATTAGAGGTTCTTGAAGAGACAGGACGTTTCCTTGGGATTGCCGTAGCAAATTTAATCAATATATTAACGCCGAGCAAAGTAATCCTAGAAGGGAGAATCTTTGAAGCAGGAGGCAACACTCTTCTCTCCCCTTTAAAGGAAATCATAAAAAAATCATCTTTACGTAGTTATTCAGATGATGTCTCGATCGTTACATCAGACCTTGGAAAAAAAGGCATGGTAATCGGCGCATTCACCCTCGTCTTAAAAGAACTATACACCACCGGAAAAGTCTTGACTAATGGGGACGGCTATGTAGTGGACGGCTAA
- a CDS encoding carbohydrate ABC transporter permease — protein MTNEGKSSKRISLIFLSLMALFWILPLLWVLSTSLKPESQAIAWPIRWIPETITFQNYVDVLMRQDVPVLRWFWNSFFIATVHTGLMLLFNSMSAYAFARLKFRGREVLFWGLMATMMIPPVMNLVPLYGLISSFGWVNNYSAMIFPGLGGVFGIFLLRQFFIGIPHELEEAARIDGASAFFIYWRIILPLAKPALIVLALFTFMGNWNDYLWPLIVTTSADMRTLPVGLAIMQGQFNIQFAKLMAATILSAIPVIILFMFAQKFIIKGIALTGIKG, from the coding sequence ATGACAAACGAAGGTAAATCTTCAAAAAGAATTAGTTTAATATTTTTATCTTTAATGGCTTTATTTTGGATTTTACCTTTGCTATGGGTTTTATCTACATCACTTAAACCAGAAAGTCAGGCGATCGCCTGGCCGATTCGTTGGATACCAGAAACGATTACCTTTCAAAACTATGTGGACGTATTGATGCGTCAAGACGTCCCTGTACTCCGTTGGTTCTGGAACAGTTTTTTCATTGCAACCGTCCATACAGGACTCATGCTACTGTTTAACTCTATGTCAGCCTATGCTTTTGCTAGGTTAAAATTTCGAGGACGTGAAGTTCTATTTTGGGGGTTAATGGCAACGATGATGATACCCCCAGTCATGAACTTAGTTCCGTTATATGGCTTAATTAGCTCTTTCGGCTGGGTAAACAACTACTCTGCCATGATTTTCCCTGGATTAGGTGGCGTATTCGGTATTTTCCTATTACGTCAGTTCTTTATCGGTATTCCCCATGAGCTCGAGGAAGCAGCGAGAATTGACGGAGCCTCTGCCTTCTTTATTTATTGGAGAATCATTTTACCGTTAGCAAAACCAGCATTAATCGTACTTGCCTTATTTACTTTTATGGGTAACTGGAACGACTATTTATGGCCGTTGATTGTTACTACAAGTGCTGATATGCGAACATTACCTGTTGGCCTTGCCATTATGCAGGGACAATTTAATATCCAATTTGCTAAATTAATGGCCGCGACTATACTATCTGCAATCCCTGTTATCATCTTGTTTATGTTTGCACAAAAGTTTATTATTAAAGGGATTGCATTAACCGGGATTAAAGGATAA
- a CDS encoding family 43 glycosylhydrolase, which translates to MKILKYFMIVVLLFVLSNISVYSSSSHNHAEWGPSTFGQSENGQWEIENETFTSTTGSGWHRLYKNALYNEDYTVEVDIQWLETGDSEAYPKYGIYAVYYDAGNFVTAFIDNDHGLATYGEVDGVPQDWENGSLPDDYNPSDWNSLKVEKTGHQFRFYLNDEFIIERTFAVDKGQVGLVTEDTAAIFQNIYVNDEKVNHGWGPAWNGDTHGSWEISENLLSTTVGETWDWHRIFQNRMLDTHYSVEADIRLLERGDVSNYNKHGLYAVYQDDDNFVSVWLDKNYNALATYGVVNGEVAGWSNVTLPHDFNHNEFNTLRVEKSGHNFKFFLNGELMKERGFAVDSGQIGLVSEDTAVEFKNIHVVKDTTTVDASLIDLRVNGKTIEGFDSDVFEYTVTLPFDFPRVPSINVQTGSHYTISDTDELPGTSEIQVTSLDGEITNTYKVHFELDAAVEVTDADFRLDRTTFTPGLQINGLLDIHKSNGDIVNPFEVKQFKNPVFEPVLADPSIIKGEDGYYYAYGTEDDWGDGEGLRPVPIVRSLDLINWEFIGHAFEEKPNWKSEGFLWAPDIVHFNDKYYLYYSVSIWHDPSPAIGVAIADHPAGPFEDQGMLFDSNEIGVNNSIDPQLFVDDDGTPYLFWGSWHGIWGIELSEDGLDYVGEKFQIAGTTFEAPYIVKRDGYYYFFGSMDSCCDGANSRYRVGVARSESLKGPYLDKDGNDIIGNGEQGTIILRGSGDTFVGPGHNALITDEVGQDWIVYHAIDKNDPLLPPGATRRPLMIDPLIWEDGWPTVKDQQPSEGWLDAPVTSPNTIKFQTSHPDILTFDREGNIFISEDIGNVQEIDVWAEVTGLYGEKVESEVTTLVLERQNSVIATPINYGNYVGVSDVEVNTVAENGTLTIALNNELENIEEIRFTKEQINSLVDRNVTIHLSKSDIELKIPAVNFEKEEALTITIALIEKNQDVLPSSDLASSSIYLMTLQQGDATISTFTEKVTLSFAITEMTDSNEDLLVYYWNETEAEWKEVGGNYADGNVIASTDHFSIFAVFHPSVFETEDEDDSKDDSDSDNDQDEDKDKDKDDSKNDRDNEESKVDDSKKEKTIDGDATDSDSGKDENTTNHSEGVEGEELPDTATSIYNWLFVGISFILLGYLLIIIKRKSKGLYMN; encoded by the coding sequence TTGAAAATTCTTAAATATTTCATGATCGTCGTATTGTTGTTTGTTTTAAGTAATATTTCAGTATATAGCAGTAGCTCTCATAATCATGCAGAATGGGGACCTTCTACCTTTGGACAGTCTGAAAATGGCCAATGGGAAATAGAAAACGAAACATTCACGAGTACAACGGGAAGTGGGTGGCACCGACTTTATAAAAATGCTTTATATAATGAGGATTATACAGTCGAAGTAGATATTCAATGGCTTGAGACAGGGGATTCAGAGGCATATCCTAAATACGGTATTTACGCAGTTTATTACGACGCTGGTAATTTTGTAACCGCTTTTATAGATAATGACCATGGACTTGCAACGTATGGCGAAGTAGATGGTGTGCCTCAGGACTGGGAAAATGGAAGTCTACCTGATGACTATAATCCTAGTGATTGGAATTCATTGAAGGTGGAAAAAACAGGTCATCAATTTAGGTTTTATTTAAATGATGAGTTTATTATTGAACGTACTTTTGCTGTTGACAAAGGTCAGGTCGGTCTAGTGACAGAGGATACCGCTGCAATTTTTCAAAACATTTATGTAAATGATGAAAAGGTGAACCATGGCTGGGGGCCAGCTTGGAATGGTGATACGCATGGTAGCTGGGAGATAAGTGAAAATCTATTATCGACGACAGTAGGTGAAACATGGGACTGGCATCGCATCTTTCAAAATAGAATGTTAGATACGCACTACTCAGTAGAAGCTGATATTAGATTGCTAGAACGTGGGGATGTATCTAATTATAATAAACACGGGCTTTATGCAGTCTATCAAGATGACGATAATTTCGTATCCGTATGGCTTGATAAAAATTATAATGCACTTGCAACATATGGTGTCGTAAATGGTGAGGTTGCAGGGTGGAGCAATGTGACATTGCCACATGACTTTAACCATAACGAGTTTAATACACTTAGAGTAGAAAAGTCAGGTCATAACTTTAAGTTCTTCTTAAATGGCGAGCTTATGAAAGAGCGTGGTTTTGCCGTTGACAGCGGACAAATAGGGTTAGTTTCCGAAGACACAGCGGTAGAGTTTAAAAATATTCATGTAGTAAAAGATACGACAACTGTAGATGCTAGCTTGATAGATTTGAGAGTAAATGGAAAAACAATAGAAGGATTCGATTCCGATGTGTTTGAATACACTGTCACACTTCCATTCGATTTTCCAAGGGTACCAAGCATCAATGTACAAACCGGTTCTCATTATACTATCAGCGATACTGATGAATTGCCGGGGACATCAGAAATACAAGTGACATCACTTGATGGAGAGATAACGAATACGTATAAAGTACATTTTGAGCTAGATGCGGCAGTTGAAGTCACGGATGCTGACTTCCGTTTAGATAGGACAACATTTACTCCAGGATTACAAATTAACGGCCTACTAGACATTCATAAAAGCAATGGGGATATCGTGAATCCATTTGAAGTGAAGCAATTTAAAAACCCAGTTTTTGAACCGGTTCTTGCAGACCCTTCTATCATAAAAGGGGAAGATGGCTATTATTATGCATACGGTACAGAGGATGATTGGGGAGATGGAGAAGGATTACGTCCAGTTCCTATTGTGAGGTCCCTTGATTTAATTAATTGGGAATTCATCGGACATGCTTTTGAGGAAAAACCGAATTGGAAATCAGAGGGATTCCTTTGGGCGCCAGATATCGTTCATTTTAACGATAAATACTATTTGTATTATTCTGTCTCGATTTGGCACGATCCAAGCCCAGCGATCGGAGTAGCCATCGCCGATCACCCAGCAGGTCCATTTGAGGATCAAGGAATGCTGTTTGACAGTAATGAGATTGGTGTTAATAACTCCATTGATCCACAGCTTTTCGTGGATGATGACGGCACACCTTATTTATTCTGGGGTAGCTGGCATGGCATATGGGGGATTGAACTTAGTGAAGATGGATTAGACTACGTCGGAGAAAAATTTCAAATTGCTGGAACAACGTTTGAAGCACCATACATTGTCAAAAGAGATGGCTACTATTATTTCTTCGGTTCCATGGATTCCTGCTGTGACGGTGCAAACAGCAGATACCGAGTTGGAGTAGCACGTTCAGAATCTCTAAAAGGACCTTATTTAGACAAAGATGGCAATGATATTATTGGAAATGGCGAGCAAGGTACAATCATTCTCCGCGGATCAGGGGATACATTTGTTGGTCCAGGCCATAACGCATTGATCACAGATGAAGTAGGTCAAGACTGGATTGTCTATCATGCTATTGATAAAAATGATCCGTTATTGCCACCGGGTGCGACGCGCAGACCGCTCATGATTGACCCACTAATTTGGGAAGACGGATGGCCTACTGTAAAGGATCAACAGCCTAGTGAAGGATGGCTAGATGCACCTGTTACATCGCCAAATACAATTAAATTCCAAACGAGCCACCCTGACATATTAACGTTTGATAGAGAAGGGAATATTTTCATCAGTGAGGATATCGGGAATGTTCAGGAAATAGATGTTTGGGCAGAAGTGACTGGACTTTATGGTGAAAAAGTCGAGAGTGAAGTCACTACACTAGTATTGGAACGACAAAATAGCGTCATTGCAACACCAATCAATTACGGTAATTATGTAGGTGTTTCCGATGTCGAGGTAAATACTGTTGCAGAGAATGGAACGTTAACAATTGCATTAAATAATGAGCTAGAAAATATAGAAGAAATACGCTTTACAAAGGAACAAATAAACTCATTAGTAGACAGAAATGTAACGATTCATTTATCAAAGTCTGATATTGAATTAAAGATTCCAGCAGTAAACTTCGAAAAGGAAGAAGCGTTAACGATTACAATAGCGTTAATTGAAAAAAATCAAGACGTACTGCCTTCATCTGATCTCGCAAGCAGCTCGATTTATCTCATGACACTACAGCAAGGAGACGCTACGATATCTACATTTACTGAAAAAGTAACATTGTCTTTTGCGATCACGGAAATGACGGATAGCAACGAAGATCTACTCGTTTATTATTGGAATGAAACAGAGGCTGAGTGGAAAGAGGTTGGTGGAAACTACGCTGATGGAAATGTCATAGCTTCTACAGACCACTTCTCTATTTTTGCCGTATTCCATCCTAGCGTTTTTGAAACAGAAGATGAAGATGATTCCAAAGATGACAGTGATTCTGATAATGATCAAGACGAGGATAAAGATAAAGACAAAGACGATTCGAAAAATGATAGAGATAACGAAGAATCAAAAGTCGATGATTCAAAGAAAGAGAAAACAATTGATGGAGATGCTACAGATAGTGACAGTGGAAAAGACGAGAATACAACAAACCATTCTGAGGGTGTAGAAGGGGAGGAACTTCCGGATACCGCGACTTCTATATATAACTGGTTGTTTGTCGGCATAAGTTTCATATTGTTAGGTTATCTATTGATAATAATCAAACGTAAAAGTAAAGGGTTATATATGAATTAA
- a CDS encoding DUF624 domain-containing protein, translating to MKNSLTVFQRSLFDTYQNLGVILWATVLWWISVLPIITLGPATAGLFYVIKCKKTKVTVGPRDYWTGVKKYFSIGMRLTLLHLFVVVPGLSYFFLLLRTESFFSYFIAMILLYFILMWHLFMLYMMPILVEQEVTKISILFKRSFRLVTENYFFTVNIVLYMFFVTLISSILAIMLIVWAGWMAMTAYNSLLYLLNKYEPNEYRFDEEVNWRGTVRPWK from the coding sequence ATGAAAAATTCATTAACTGTATTTCAGCGATCATTATTTGATACTTATCAAAACCTAGGGGTCATTCTATGGGCAACTGTTTTGTGGTGGATTAGTGTGTTGCCAATTATCACATTGGGTCCAGCAACCGCTGGGCTCTTTTATGTAATAAAATGTAAAAAAACTAAAGTCACTGTTGGTCCAAGGGATTATTGGACAGGAGTAAAAAAGTATTTTTCTATAGGTATGCGCTTGACACTTCTCCATCTGTTTGTCGTCGTACCTGGCCTTAGCTATTTCTTTCTATTATTACGGACGGAAAGCTTTTTCTCCTATTTTATTGCGATGATCCTTCTCTACTTTATCCTTATGTGGCATTTATTCATGCTTTATATGATGCCAATCTTAGTAGAGCAGGAGGTAACAAAAATATCTATTTTATTTAAACGCTCTTTTAGGCTAGTAACTGAAAACTATTTCTTTACTGTCAACATCGTTTTGTATATGTTCTTTGTAACGTTAATAAGCAGTATTTTAGCGATTATGCTTATCGTTTGGGCAGGTTGGATGGCGATGACTGCCTACAATTCCCTGCTCTACTTGCTAAACAAATACGAACCGAACGAATACCGTTTTGACGAGGAAGTGAACTGGCGTGGAACGGTACGACCATGGAAGTAG
- a CDS encoding DUF1129 family protein, whose translation MLKAKTLIEENNHKRKQLNKENKKYYEEMLVYIRLSYDKSEQETEEILTEMLDHLLEAQQGGRSAEDVFGNDPKKYADDIIGELPKMITKDRLLLGAMALLYFGAYSTIFLGLFSVIAHYVFGLDSLYREFYLGSVAIRALLSIPIAFLFMYFILLYLRWASFKNVNKVAEFFLFWLWGVASVGVFMLAIYFTPEIGPTMEVSAFYIILLGMLLLLAGRWTKNKGQ comes from the coding sequence ATGCTGAAGGCAAAAACTTTAATAGAGGAGAATAACCATAAGAGGAAGCAACTAAACAAAGAAAATAAGAAGTATTATGAAGAAATGCTAGTGTATATTAGGTTGTCTTATGATAAGTCTGAGCAGGAAACCGAAGAAATTTTAACAGAAATGCTAGACCATCTATTAGAAGCACAACAGGGGGGAAGGTCAGCAGAGGATGTCTTTGGAAATGACCCTAAAAAGTATGCTGATGATATTATCGGTGAACTCCCAAAGATGATAACAAAGGATAGGTTACTACTAGGAGCCATGGCACTACTTTATTTTGGCGCATATAGTACAATTTTTCTTGGTTTGTTTTCTGTTATTGCCCATTATGTCTTCGGACTAGACTCCCTTTATCGGGAATTTTATTTAGGGTCTGTTGCAATTAGAGCGCTTTTATCAATCCCAATTGCATTTTTGTTTATGTACTTTATTCTTTTATATTTACGCTGGGCTTCCTTTAAAAATGTAAATAAAGTGGCTGAGTTCTTCCTGTTTTGGTTATGGGGAGTAGCTTCGGTGGGAGTTTTTATGTTAGCCATTTATTTTACTCCTGAAATTGGACCGACAATGGAGGTCTCCGCCTTTTATATTATTCTATTAGGTATGCTACTACTTCTTGCAGGAAGATGGACGAAAAACAAAGGGCAGTAA
- a CDS encoding carbohydrate ABC transporter permease codes for MNVSNVKTNVKTNAPRIKSRSNWKKKLTPLLFISPHLIFFTIFLAYPTIYGLVISFHSWNFFTDMRFIGLENYANILWNADSIYYDYFWAAFRATLTFVVLSVPFLIIIPLFIAIAIHARPFGHNFFRALFYAPSLLSVVTVVLIWIWMLDTNAGLVNFYLGWLGFDNIPWLTRTPWVWISLVVMTIWWTIGTNMILFLAGLGEIPDHLYEAAKIDGANRIQQFFNVTLPGLKGPFIFVMIMTTIASFNVMAQPQLATNGGPGYETRVLILYIYEVGFTGGNPRAGMAASMSVVLGLMLLCISLVQFKLMTREK; via the coding sequence ATGAACGTATCCAATGTAAAAACAAACGTAAAGACAAACGCTCCTCGCATTAAAAGCAGGAGTAACTGGAAGAAAAAGCTAACACCACTATTGTTTATCTCACCTCATTTAATCTTTTTTACGATATTTTTAGCATATCCAACGATATACGGACTTGTTATTAGCTTCCATAGCTGGAACTTCTTCACCGACATGCGGTTCATTGGTTTGGAAAACTATGCAAATATTTTATGGAACGCAGATAGTATCTATTATGATTATTTCTGGGCTGCTTTTCGAGCAACTTTAACCTTTGTTGTTTTATCAGTTCCCTTTTTAATCATTATTCCCTTGTTTATTGCGATAGCGATTCATGCTCGTCCTTTTGGACACAACTTCTTTCGTGCATTGTTTTATGCGCCAAGCTTATTATCTGTTGTAACTGTCGTACTCATTTGGATTTGGATGCTTGATACAAATGCTGGTTTAGTAAACTTTTACTTAGGCTGGTTAGGGTTTGATAATATTCCTTGGTTAACGCGAACGCCTTGGGTATGGATCTCCTTAGTCGTCATGACGATATGGTGGACAATTGGTACAAATATGATTTTATTCTTGGCAGGTTTAGGAGAAATTCCAGATCACCTGTATGAAGCAGCGAAAATTGATGGTGCCAACCGCATACAGCAGTTTTTCAATGTAACTCTCCCTGGCTTAAAGGGGCCGTTTATATTCGTCATGATTATGACGACCATCGCTTCCTTTAACGTCATGGCACAGCCTCAGCTGGCGACGAATGGTGGACCTGGTTATGAAACGAGAGTATTGATCCTTTATATTTACGAGGTTGGCTTTACAGGTGGGAACCCTAGAGCTGGTATGGCAGCGTCTATGTCTGTTGTATTAGGCTTAATGCTTCTTTGTATCAGTCTTGTTCAGTTCAAGCTAATGACACGGGAAAAATAG
- a CDS encoding PadR family transcriptional regulator, translating into MSLRSQLLKGILEGCILAIISKHHVYGYELSMKLQQFGLQVSEGSIYPVLLRLQKEKLISGEMQKSPSGPNRKYYFLTNEGKEALQDFREHWELVKKPVDLLIGEEIDHAEGKNFNRGE; encoded by the coding sequence GTGTCGTTAAGAAGTCAATTATTAAAAGGAATATTGGAAGGGTGTATACTTGCGATTATCTCAAAACATCACGTGTATGGTTATGAATTATCTATGAAACTGCAACAGTTTGGGCTTCAAGTAAGTGAGGGCTCAATTTACCCAGTCCTCCTAAGGCTTCAGAAAGAGAAATTAATTAGTGGGGAAATGCAAAAATCTCCAAGTGGGCCAAATAGAAAATATTATTTTTTAACAAACGAAGGAAAAGAAGCATTGCAAGATTTTCGAGAACATTGGGAATTGGTGAAAAAGCCAGTTGATCTATTAATAGGGGAGGAGATTGATCATGCTGAAGGCAAAAACTTTAATAGAGGAGAATAA
- a CDS encoding ROK family transcriptional regulator gives MSFIPQTGSFEGMKSLNKSAILNVIRFQGPISRADIAKTTKLTPPTVGSIVSELLQANLLVEEAGEGKSQGGRKPIMLSVNSSAFYAIGVYAAAEVIHTVIATLDGEITYSFEQKVSVLPSKDAFLKMIVNGIKQVMKHRRIKRESIIGIGVGMHGLVDPEKGISIFAPHLHLENILIKSEIEAEFSIPVLVDNDVRTLALAESWYGQGANNQNFICVSVGLGIGSSIVLNGDIYNGPYHSAGELGHTLVDVNGPRCSCGNYGCLEAFASEGAILNRLKKGIRLGRNWNYGDADKLTIESVIQAAQDKDPFALEVLEETGRYLGIAIANIINILTPSKVILEGRIFEIGDVIIEPLRQIVQRSTLRNLPGEVSIVTSDLGKKGMVMGAYTLILRKMFINGGVG, from the coding sequence ATGTCGTTTATTCCGCAGACAGGTAGTTTTGAAGGGATGAAATCACTTAACAAATCTGCCATCTTAAATGTAATTCGGTTTCAAGGTCCGATCTCACGTGCTGATATAGCAAAAACTACAAAGCTAACGCCACCAACTGTAGGCAGTATCGTCAGTGAATTACTTCAAGCTAATTTGCTCGTTGAAGAAGCTGGGGAAGGAAAATCACAAGGTGGCAGAAAGCCCATTATGCTCAGTGTTAATTCATCTGCTTTTTACGCGATCGGTGTCTATGCAGCTGCCGAGGTCATTCATACAGTGATTGCTACTTTAGACGGGGAAATTACCTACAGCTTTGAACAAAAGGTTTCTGTTCTCCCTTCTAAGGATGCGTTTTTGAAAATGATAGTCAATGGTATTAAACAAGTAATGAAACATAGACGAATTAAGCGTGAGTCTATTATCGGGATTGGTGTCGGTATGCACGGTCTTGTCGATCCAGAAAAAGGGATTTCCATATTTGCACCTCACTTGCACCTTGAAAATATTTTAATAAAATCTGAAATTGAAGCAGAGTTTAGTATTCCTGTTTTAGTAGATAACGATGTACGTACCCTTGCCTTAGCCGAAAGCTGGTATGGTCAAGGCGCAAATAATCAAAATTTCATCTGTGTTAGCGTTGGTTTAGGGATTGGCTCTAGCATCGTGCTGAATGGAGATATTTATAACGGTCCATATCATTCTGCTGGAGAGCTTGGTCACACGCTCGTTGATGTCAACGGTCCTAGGTGTAGTTGTGGAAACTATGGATGCTTAGAGGCATTTGCGTCTGAGGGTGCTATTCTTAATCGGCTAAAAAAGGGTATCCGCCTTGGACGAAATTGGAATTATGGAGATGCCGATAAATTAACGATCGAATCAGTCATTCAAGCTGCTCAGGACAAAGATCCTTTTGCTTTAGAAGTGCTTGAAGAAACTGGACGTTATCTCGGTATTGCCATCGCAAATATTATCAACATACTTACCCCCTCCAAGGTCATTCTTGAAGGTCGAATTTTTGAAATTGGTGATGTCATCATAGAACCATTAAGACAAATTGTCCAAAGATCTACCTTGAGAAATTTGCCTGGCGAGGTATCCATTGTAACTTCCGATCTTGGCAAAAAGGGCATGGTCATGGGAGCATATACATTAATACTACGAAAAATGTTTATTAATGGTGGGGTAGGTTAA